A single region of the Pontibacter kalidii genome encodes:
- a CDS encoding FadR/GntR family transcriptional regulator, with protein MENALNKIKTIDTSSLVDKVETNLLELLVQQNLKVGDPIPKEMELASTLGVSRTVIREALLRLRLMGLIESKKHRGAIITSPDLLAMLEKRLIPQVLDNATLRDVFELRLVLEIGMADFIMERVTKEDVEELKEIVANEPDLSDSTIFQVQHEIAFHGKLYEISGNTTLKKFQSMLLPVFDYVNRSGLLKMDVPVRKFVSHKGLVDIIEHGSAEMLRNGMRNHLDNHFARIMAI; from the coding sequence ATGGAGAACGCCCTAAACAAAATAAAAACCATTGATACCAGCTCGCTGGTGGATAAGGTGGAGACAAACTTGCTGGAGTTGTTAGTACAGCAGAACCTGAAAGTGGGCGACCCCATACCCAAAGAGATGGAACTGGCGTCCACCCTGGGCGTGAGCCGCACCGTGATCCGCGAAGCCCTGCTGCGCCTGCGCCTGATGGGTTTGATTGAGTCAAAAAAGCACCGGGGGGCTATTATTACCAGCCCTGACCTGCTGGCTATGCTGGAGAAGCGCCTGATACCGCAAGTACTCGATAACGCAACCCTGCGCGACGTCTTCGAGCTTCGTCTGGTGCTGGAAATCGGCATGGCAGACTTTATTATGGAGCGCGTCACGAAGGAGGATGTTGAAGAACTAAAGGAAATTGTGGCCAATGAGCCAGACCTCTCCGACTCTACCATTTTTCAGGTACAGCATGAGATTGCCTTCCACGGCAAACTCTATGAAATATCGGGCAACACCACCCTGAAGAAGTTCCAGAGTATGCTGCTGCCGGTTTTTGACTACGTGAACCGCAGTGGCCTCTTAAAAATGGATGTTCCCGTACGTAAGTTCGTCTCGCACAAGGGCCTGGTGGACATTATTGAGCATGGCTCCGCCGAGATGCTCCGCAACGGCATGCGCAACCACCTGGACAACCACTTTGCACGTATTATGGCGATATAG